From the genome of Gorilla gorilla gorilla isolate KB3781 chromosome 4, NHGRI_mGorGor1-v2.1_pri, whole genome shotgun sequence, one region includes:
- the PAIP2 gene encoding polyadenylate-binding protein-interacting protein 2 encodes MKDPSRSSTSPSIINEDVIINGHSHEDDNPFAEYMWMENEEEFNRQIEEELWEEEFIERCFQEMLEEEEEHEWFIPARDLPQTMDQIQDQFNDLVISDGSSLEDLVVKSNLNPNAKEFVPGVKY; translated from the exons ATGAAAGATCCAAGTCGCAGCAGTACTAGCCCAAGCATCATCAATGAAGATGTGATTATTAACGGTCATTCTCATGAAGATGACAATCCATTTGCAGAGTACATGTGgatggaaaatgaagaagaattCAACAGACAA ATAGAAGAGGAGTTATGGGAAGAAGAATTTATTGAACGCTGTTTCCAAGAAATgctggaagaggaagaagagcatGAATGGTTTATTCCAGCTCGAGATCTCCCACAAACTATGGACCAAATCCAAGACCAGTTTAATGACCTTGTTATCAGTGATGGCTCTTCTCTGGAAGATCTTGTg GTCAAGAGCAATCTGAATCCAAATGCAAAGGAGTTTGTTCCTGGGGTGAAGTACTGA
- the SLC23A1 gene encoding solute carrier family 23 member 1 has protein sequence MRAQEDPEGRTQHESTRDPPTPLPTEPKFDMLYKIEDVPPWYLCILLGFQHYLTCFSGTIAVPFLLAEALCVGHDQHMVSQLIGTIFTCVGITTLIQTTVGIRLPLFQASAFAFLVPAKAILALERWKCPPEEEIYGNWSLPLNTSHIWHPRIREVQGAIMVSSTVEVVIGLLGLPGALLNYIGPLTVTPTVSLIGLSVFQAAGDRAGSHWGISACSILLIILFSQYLRNLTFLLPVYRWGKGLTLLRIQIFKMFPIVLAIMTVWLLCYVLTLTDVLPTDPKAYGFQARTDARGDIMAIAPWIRIPYPCQWGLPTVTAAAVLGMFSATLAGIIESIGDYYACARLAGAPPPPVHAINRGIFTEGICCIIAGLLGTGNGSTSSSPNIGVLGITKVGSRRVVQYGAAIMLVLGTIGKFTALFASLPDPILGGMFCTLFGMITAVGLSNLQFVDMNSSRNLFVLGFSMFFGLTLPNYLESNPGAINTGILEVDQILTVLLTTEMFVGGCLAFILDNTVPGSPEERGLIQWKAGAHANSDMSSSLKSYDFPIGMGIVKRIAFLKYIPICPVFKGFSSSSKDQIAIPEDTPENTETASVCTKV, from the exons ATGAGGGCCCAGGAGGACCCCGAGGGCCGGACACag CATGAATCCACCAGGGACCCCCCGACCCCGCTACCCACAGAGCCTAAGTTTGACATGTTGTACAAGATCGAAGACGTGCCACCTTGGTACCTGTGCATCCTGCTGGGCTTCCAG cACTACCTGACATGCTTCAGTGGTACCATCGCCGTGCCCTTCCTGCTGGCTGAGGCGCTGTGTGTGGGCCACGACCAGCACATGGTTAGTCAGCTCATCGGCACCATCTTCACGTGCGTGGGCATCACCACTCTCATCCAGACCACCGTGGGCATCCG GCTGCCGCTGTTCCAGGCCAGTGCCTTTGCATTTCTGGTTCCAGCCAAAGCCATACTGGCCCTGGAGAGATGGAAATGCCCCCCGGAAG AGGAGATCTACGGTAACTGGAGTCTGCCCCTGAACACCTCTCATATCTGGCACCCACGGATACGGGAG GTCCAGGGTGCAATCATGGTGTCCAGCACAGTGGAGGTGGTGATTGGCCTGCTGGGGCTGCCTGGGGCCCTGCTCAACTACATTGGGCCTCTCACAGTCACCCCCACTGTCTCCCTCATTGGACTTTCTGTCTTCCAAGCTGCTGGCGACCGAGCTGGCTCCCACTGGGGCATCTCAGCTTG CTCCATTCTCCTGATCATCCTCTTCTCCCAGTACCTGCGCAACCTCACCTTCCTGCTGCCTGTCTACCGCTGGGGCAAGGGCCTCACTCTCCTCCGCATCCAGATCTTCAAAATGTTTCCT ATCGTGCTGGCCATCATGACCGTGTGGCTGCTCTGCTATGTCCTGACCTTGACAGACGTGCTGCCCACAGACCCAAAAGCCTATGGCTTCCAGGCACGAACCGATGCCCGTGGTGACATCATGGCTATTGCACCCTGGATCCGCATCCCCTACCCCT GTCAGTGGGGCCTGCCCACAGTGACTGCGGCTGCTGTCCTGGGAATGTTCAGCGCCACTCTGGCAGGCATCATTGAGTCCATCGGAGATTACTACGCCTGTGCCCGCCTGGCTGGTGCACCACCCCCTCCAGTACATGCTATCAACAG GGGCATCTTCACCGAAGGCATTTGCTGCATCATTGCGGGGCTATTGGGCACGGGCAACGGGTCCACCTCGTCCAGTCCCAACATTGGCGTCCTGGGAATTACCAAG GTGGGCAGCCGGCGCGTGGTGCAGTATGGTGCGGCTATCATGCTGGTCCTGGGCACCATCGGCAAGTTCACGGCCCTCTTCGCCTCGCTCCCTGACCCCATCCTGGGGGGCATGTTCTGCACTCTCTTTG GCATGATTACAGCTGTGGGGCTGTCCAACCTGCAATTTGTGGACATGAACTCCTCTCGCAACCTCTTCGTGCTGGGATTTTCCATGTTCTTCGGGCTCACGCTGCCCAATTACCTGGAGTCCAACCCTGGCGCCATCAATACAG GCATTCTTGAAGTGGATCAGATTCTGACTGTGCTGCTGACCACGGAGATGTTTGTGGGCGGGTGCCTTGCTTTCATACTTGACAACACAGTGCCAG GGAGCCCAGAGGAGCGTGGTCTGATACAGTGGAAAGCTGGGGCTCATGCCAACAGTGACATGTCTTCCAGCCTCAAGAGCTACGATTTCCCCATTGGGATGGGCATAGTAAAAAGAATTGCCTTTCTGAAATACATTCCTATCTGCCCAGTCTTCAAAGGATTTTCTTCAAGTTCAAAAGATCAGATTGCAATTCCAGAAGACACTCCAGAAAATACAGAAACTGCATCTGTGTGCACCAAGGTGTGA
- the MZB1 gene encoding marginal zone B- and B1-cell-specific protein, giving the protein MAGARVQLEDNAHVASSGPWRREWEEDGRGEVSVPHWSRPGVLWRSPHHTSTHTSAPQPQTTLAELAPGAMRLSLPLLLLLLGAWAIPGGLGDRAPLTATAPQLDDEEMYSAHMPAHLRCDACRAVAYQMWQNLAKAETKLHTPNSGGRRELSESVYTDVLDRSCSRNWQDYGVREVDQVKRLTGPGLSEGPEPSISVMVTGGPWPTRLSRTCLHYLGEFGEDQIYEAHQQGRGALEALLCGGPQGACSEKVSATREEL; this is encoded by the exons ATGGCTGGAGCCAGGGTCCAGCTAGAGGACAATGCCCACGTGGCATCTTCGGGGCCCTGGAggagggagtgggaggaggaTGGGAGGGGTGAGGTGTCAGTTCCCCATTGGTCTAGGCCAGGTGTCCTGTGGCGGTCCCCAcaccacacaagcacacacacatctGCACCTCAACCACAGACTACACTTGCTGAACTGGCTCCTGGGGCCATGAGGCTgtcactgccactgctgctgctgctgctgggagcCTGGGCCATCCCAGGGGGCCTCGGGGACAGGGCGCCACTCACAGCCACAGCCCCACAACTGGATGATGAGGAGATGTACTCAGCCCACATGCCCGCTCACCTGCGCTGTGATGCCTGCAGAGCTGTGGCTTACCAG ATGTGGCAAAATCTGGCAAAGGCAGAGACCAAACTTCATACCCCAAACTCTGGGGGGCGGCGGGAGCTGAGCGAGTCGGTCTACACGGATGTCCTGGACCGGAGCTGCTCCCGGAACTGGCAGGA CTACGGAGTTCGAGAAGTGGACCAAGTGAAACGTCTCACAGGCCCAGGACTTAGCGAGGGGCCAGAGCCAAGCATCAGCGTGATGGTCACAGGGGGCCCCTGGCCTACCAG GCTCTCCAGGACGTGTTTGCACTACTTGGGGGAGTTTGGAGAAGACCAGATCTATGAAGCCCACCAACAAGGCCGAGGGGCTCTGGAGGCATTGCTATGTGGGGGACCCCAGGGGGCCTGCTCAGAGAAGGTGTCAGCCACAAGAGAAGAGCTCTAG
- the PROB1 gene encoding proline-rich basic protein 1 → MLTALAPPALPGIPRQLPTAPARRQDSSGSSGSYYTAPGSPEPPDVGPDAEGPANWPWVAPGRGAGAQPRLSVSAQNSRQRHGPGSGFPRGPGSGPRPPQPQLRTLPSGEMEVIFGVGPLFGCSGADDREAQQQLTEPAFISPLPPVPASPAAVPRQSQVPDGGSRWATYLELRPRGPSPAAPAQFECVEVALEEGAALARPRTVPKRQIELRPRPQSPPRAAGAPRPRLLLRTGSLDESLGPLQAAAGFVQTAPARKLSPEAPAPSSATFGPTGRSEPETRETARSTRVVLEKAKSRPLRVQDNSAPAKAPRPWPSLRERAIRRDKPAPGTEPLGPVSSSIFLQSEEKIQEARKTRFPREAPDRTVQRARSPPFECRIPSEVPSRAVRPRSPSPPWQTPNGAVRGPRCPSPQNLSPWDRTTRRVSSPLFPEASSEWENQNPAVEETVSRRSPSPPILSQWNQCVAGERSPSLEAPSRWEIPHSAVADAVEPRSSPSPPAFFPWEAPDRPIGTWGPSPQETWDPMGPGSSIAFTQEAQNGLTQEELAPPTPSAPGTPEPTEMQSPTTREIPDLAFGGSQPSPEVAAPEPPGSHPVGTLDADKCPEVLGPGEAGSGRPRMAIPRPRDVRKLVKTTYAPGFPAGAQGSGLPAPPADACGEEGGESKTQEPPALGPPAPAHYTSVFIKDFLPVVPHPYEPPEPSFDTVARDASQPNGVLRRRAENSTAKPFKRTEIRLPGALALGRRPEVTSRVRARGPGGENRDAEAQRLVPDGDGRTSPLGGARSSSQCSPVGPAGVRSPRPSSPQMQASPSPGIAPKPKTTPTAPEPAAAVQAPLPREPLALAGRTAPAQPRAASAPPTDRSRQSPSQGARRQPGAAPLGKVLVDPESGRYYFVEAPRQPRLRVLFDPESRQYVEVLLPPSSPGPPHRIYTPLALGLGLYPPAYGPIPSLSLPPSPGPQALGSPQLPWVSEAGPLDGTYYLPVSGTPSPAPPLLLCAPPSSSGPTHPGKGSLFPL, encoded by the coding sequence ATGCTGACCGCGCTCGCCCCGCCAGCCCTGCCTGGGATCCCGAGGCAGCTGCCCACGGCCCCCGCGCGGCGCCAGGACTCCTCTGGTTCGTCAGGCTCCTACTACACGGCTCCGGGTTCTCCGGAGCCCCCGGACGTTGGGCCGGACGCGGAAGGCCCAGCGAATTGGCCCTGGGTGGCCCCTGGGCGGGGGGCGGGCGCGCAGCCTCGCCTGTCCGTCAGCGCCCAGAATAGCCGCCAGCGGCACGGGCCCGGCTCGGGTTTCCCGCGAGGCCCAGGTTCCGGCCCACGgccaccccagccccagctgcGCACGCTGCCGTCGGGGGAGATGGAAGTCATCTTCGGCGTCGGACCCCTGTTCGGCTGCTCCGGCGCAGACGATCGCGAGGCGCAACAACAGCTCACGGAGCCGGCCTTCATCAGCCCCTTGCCGCCGGTGCCAGCGTCTCCCGCCGCGGTCCCACGCCAGTCCCAGGTCCCCGATGGTGGCTCCCGCTGGGCCACCTACCTAGAGCTGCGGCCCCGTGGGCCAAGTCCTGCCGCCCCAGCGCAGTTTGAGTGTGTGGAGGTGGCTCTGGAGGAGGGCGCCGCGCTCGCCAGGCCCCGGACAGTGCCCAAGCGTCAGATCGAGCTGCGCCCCCGGCCCCAGAGTCCCCCGCGGGCGGCCGGCGCGCCGCGCCCCCGGCTGCTCCTGCGCACCGGCTCCCTGGACGAGTCGCTGGGCCCCCTGCAGGCCGCCGCGGGCTTCGTGCAGACGGCGCCGGCCAGAAAACTGAGCCCCGAGGCCCCGGCCCCGAGCAGCGCCACCTTCGGGCCCACGGGGCGGTCGGAACCTGAGACCCGGGAAACGGCCCGCAGCACCCGCGTGGTCCTGGAGAAGGCTAAGTCTCGGCCACTTCGCGTACAAGATAATTCGGCCCCCGCCAAGGCCCCGAGGCCGTGGCCCAGCCTCCGCGAGCGCGCGATTCGGCGCGACAAGCCTGCGCCCGGGACGGAGCCGCTGGGTCCTGTTAGTTCCAGCATCTTCCTTCAGTCAGAGGAGAAGATCCAGGAGGCGCGGAAGACTCGGTTCCCGCGAGAGGCGCCGGATCGAACTGTTCAGAGGGCACGGAGTCCGCCTTTTGAGTGTAGGATCCCCTCGGAGGTTCCGAGTAGGGCTGTGAGGCCAAGGAGCCCGTCCCCGCCATGGCAGACTCCAAATGGGGCTGTACGGGGTCCTCGCTGCCCGTCGCCCCAGAACCTGTCCCCGTGGGATCGGACTACTCGGAGGGTGAGTAGCCCATTGTTCCCTGAAGCCTCCTCCGAGTGGGAAAATCAAAATCCCGCCGTCGAGGAAACTGTCAGCAGGAGAAGCCCTTCCCCTCCGATCCTTTCCCAGTGGAATCAGTGTGTTGCCGGGGAAAGGAGCCCGTCCCTCGAAGCCCCTTCCCGGTGGGAGATTCCACATTCGGCAGTTGCGGATGCGGTGGAGCCACGTAGCAGCCCGTCCCCGCCGGCCTTCTTCCCGTGGGAGGCTCCAGATCGTCCTATTGGAACTTGGGGCCCATCTCCCCAAGAGACATGGGATCCCATGGGGCCGGGCTCATCGATAGCATTTACTCAGGAAGCTCAGAATGGGTTAACTCAGGAGGAGTTGGCACCGCCTACACCGTCCGCACCCGGGACTCCAGAACCAACAGAGATGCAGAGTCCAACCACGCGGGAAATTCCAGATCTTGCCTTTGGAGGGAGTCAGCCGTCCCCAGAGGTAGCAGCACCCGagccgcccggcagccaccctgtGGGCACCCTGGACGCGGATAAGTGCCCGGAAGTCTTGGGTCCTGGAGAGGCGGGCTCGGGACGCCCGCGCATGGCCATTCCGCGGCCTCGAGACGTGCGCAAGTTGGTGAAGACCACGTACGCGCCAGGCTTCCCGGCAGGAGCACAAGGCTCTGGGCTGCCTGCGCCTCCTGCCGACGCCTGCGGGGAGGAGGGCGGCGAATCCAAGACGCAAGAGCCGCCAGCACTGGGGCCCCCCGCCCCGGCTCACTACACTTCCGTTTTCATCAAGGATTTTCTACCGGTCGTGCCGCACCCCTACGAGCCTCCTGAACCGTCCTTCGACACGGTCGCCCGGGACGCCTCACAGCCCAACGGGGTCCTGCGGCGGAGGGCAGAGAACAGCACGGCGAAGCCCTTCAAGCGCAcagagatccgcctgcctggggCCCTGGCCTTGGGTCGCCGGCCCGAGGTAACCTCGCGAGTGCGAGCGCGCGGCCCTGGAGGAGAGAACAGGGATGCAGAGGCCCAGCGCCTCGTCCCCGACGGCGACGGTCGGACCAGCCCTCTAGGCGGCGCCCGCAGCTCATCCCAGTGCTCCCCCGTAGGGCCAGCAGGGGTCCGATCGCCCCGCCCCAGCTCCCCTCAGATGCAAGCCAGCCCGAGCCCTGGGATAGCACCCAAACCGAAGACAACACCTACGGCCCCCGAGCCCGCGGCTGCCGTCCAGGCGCCACTCCCGCGGGAGCCCCTGGCGTTGGCGGGCAGGAcggccccagcccagccccgcgCTGCCTCGGCGCCTCCCACGGACCGGTCCCGGCAAAGCCCCTCCCAGGGAGCGCGCAGGCAGCCCGGGGCCGCGCCCCTGGGGAAGGTCTTGGTGGACCCCGAGAGCGGCCGCTACTACTTCGTGGAGGCGCCGCGGCAGCCTCGGCTGCGGGTGCTCTTCGACCCTGAGAGTAGGCAGTACGTGGAGGTGTTGCTGCCGCCCTCGTCTCCCGGGCCGCCCCACCGCATCTACACCCCTCTGGCCCTGGGGCTCGGCCTCTACCCGCCCGCCTATGGGCCTATACCCAGCCTCTCTCTGCCACCGTCCCCGGGCCCTCAGGCCCTCGGCAGCCCCCAGCTACCCTGGGTCTCTGAGGCAGGGCCCCTGGACGGGACCTACTACCTGCCGGTGAGCGGGACCCCCAGCCCTGCACCTCCTCTGCTCCTCTGTGCGCCGCCCTCCAGCTCAGGTCCCACCCATCCCGGCAAGGGTTCATTGTTCCCGCTGTGA
- the SPATA24 gene encoding spermatogenesis-associated protein 24 isoform X4, protein MVLQDENFVSKEEFQAVEKKLAEEKAAHAKTKVLLAKEEEKLQFALGEVEVLSKQLEKEKLAFEKALSSVKSKVLQESSKKDQLITKCNEIESHIIKQEDILNGKENEIKELQQVISQQKQIFSPPPAGSVAGITCLTSGSRSSRRATWPRCWTRSIRKPQGRVRPAATSIPGKNKMAAAFLFSGCNPQPLPSLLWESPASAFSALGVPSL, encoded by the exons GAAGAGAAAGCTGCCCATGCCAAAACCAAGGTCCTCCTGGCCAAGGAAGAGGAGAAGTTACAGTTTGCCCTCGGAGAGGTAGAGGTGCTATCCAAGCAGCTGGAGAAAGAGAAGCTGGCCTTTGAAAAAGC GCTCTCCAGTGTCAAGAGCAAAGTCCTTCAGGAGTCCAGCAAGAAGGACCAGCTCATCACCAAGTGCAATG AGATTGAGTCTCACATTATAAAGCAAGAAGATATACTTAATGGCAAAGAGAATGAGATTAAAGAGTTGCAGCAAGTTATCAGCCAGCAGAAACAGATCTTCAG CCCACCACCAGCCGGCTCCGTTGCAGGAATCACATGTCTGACTTCCGGATCCAGAAGCAGCAGGAGAGCTACATGGCCCAGGTGCTGGACCAGAAGCATAAGAAAGCCTCAGGGACGCGTCAGGCCCGCAGCCACCAGCATcccagggaaaaataaaatggccGCCGCTTTCCTGTTCTCTGGCTGTAAtccccagcctctgccttctctgCTCTGGGAGtccccagcctctgccttctctgCTCTGGGAGTCCCCAGCCTCTAG